From the genome of Geobacter sp. SVR, one region includes:
- a CDS encoding glycine zipper family protein, with product MRYTYKLTPFFMLLALNGCATLPTGPSVNVLPTSGKSFDVFRAEDATCRQWADQQIGGPAQQTYEKNVATGAVAGTAIGTGLGAAIGSGSGHTGAGALIGAASGLLVGSAVGSDSGRVYGMEAQRRYDNSYIQCMYSYGNQVPGYRPTVVVHQPAVIAPPPPPPAPVAVTPPPPPPTVVTQATIPPVETPLPPPPEVLPDPQLYPPAPEIYVERAPQFIYSPALGLYVAVGVPYDLVYTGAEYFYFYGGRWYRGPYYNGPWVLAVRRYYPPVLLRYNIGRIHHFRDLEFRRYEHDKAHYDGRFHYPEFRRR from the coding sequence ATGAGATACACCTATAAATTGACGCCATTTTTCATGCTGTTGGCACTGAATGGTTGCGCAACCCTTCCGACGGGTCCGAGCGTAAACGTTCTGCCTACCAGCGGAAAATCGTTCGATGTATTCCGGGCTGAAGACGCGACCTGCAGACAATGGGCGGACCAGCAGATTGGCGGGCCGGCCCAGCAGACCTATGAAAAGAATGTCGCTACCGGAGCCGTCGCAGGTACCGCCATCGGAACGGGACTGGGGGCGGCCATAGGTTCAGGCTCCGGTCACACCGGCGCAGGTGCCCTGATCGGAGCTGCCAGCGGTCTTCTGGTCGGATCGGCTGTCGGTTCCGATTCGGGCCGTGTTTATGGCATGGAAGCCCAGCGGCGGTACGACAACAGCTACATCCAGTGCATGTACTCCTATGGGAATCAGGTACCCGGCTACCGGCCCACTGTCGTCGTTCATCAGCCCGCTGTCATCGCTCCTCCCCCTCCGCCTCCTGCGCCCGTTGCCGTCACTCCTCCGCCTCCTCCCCCCACGGTCGTGACGCAGGCCACCATACCTCCCGTTGAAACCCCGCTTCCACCTCCCCCCGAAGTGCTGCCGGATCCGCAACTGTATCCGCCTGCACCGGAGATCTACGTCGAACGTGCGCCGCAGTTCATCTACTCCCCTGCATTGGGGCTGTACGTGGCGGTCGGGGTGCCGTACGACCTGGTCTATACCGGAGCCGAGTACTTTTATTTCTACGGTGGGCGCTGGTATCGGGGCCCTTATTACAACGGTCCCTGGGTGCTTGCCGTCCGGAGATACTACCCGCCGGTCCTGCTCCGGTATAATATCGGCAGAATCCACCATTTCCGCGATCTGGAATTCAGGCGTTACGAACACGACAAAGCCCATTATGACGGGCGGTTCCACTACCCCGAATTTCGGCGCAGATAG